One region of Pseudomonas alvandae genomic DNA includes:
- a CDS encoding dermonecrotic toxin domain-containing protein yields the protein MPTLPKDGSTVSPQPQLPPLSPLNGLPDGNPFKPHDFADPWLLALGLQGDAQVRVFYQEIKAAGRAVEDSAAWVPLRAAVTQGFLEAYQSKPIPSPTTFARCESWVIYPYRNRMSLDFSLLRVDGLRLSHSVLTKLQTGVPPQYSGQNQVVDTEVGSRESPGSLREEVQRKQLKRLYAHRADLARLFAGLPTFDSVLSHVVVGLMLETIDPGKFRGPVLQDVDPGHWYVNRFSTDSRGHRSLVSSSTFSEVLWESLLNHEPPDFAVENVGFFTRPDTVQEIDSVFVDPIDESIVQAMASAFDIANPTTHDRVARQFLDDFVGFRFKEIQGALDRPDVFTTEEELALRLSQRFSYLFDLYKADRDPSVRLSDAARILQHAEDRLLEIIITHPSKAGRERLMNKQGVPRVYKVMLDIKDQAAQKWPAAMVIKRTDTEAMFLYSLEGGIQKFDDFQELVDTVNPFHEGQERKIAHIDFELIAPVFEDAAKELLQLQYTALESVLKAPEKARFDLKVFAAATEAALQLPMLELDGPLLARINTLFRNSRPEAYTVASVAQKRTYRHLEREASKADEKAAGKRVQSLMEFAREKINAYLRTLLHVDIDPDPDRTFITLFQGAACNVKDSRVASLTQLMLDNIRPSVYPNAMREIFPVQLADEEGRPLFHPVTGRLIVLSGPELAQMATSLDIGENYDAYLKGKLRAPDYQEAWWSAYKANMSFKGYEATLNGDQVFTSMVIVQGSKSAKLEKVIPLWLNAVLSSSTAQERKQVQGRKVHVHGLLLGGTTAMGNHPGRMSNSTSIDGVLIFSDQEGADIHGPVGVYFPDSPGEHDFYEFPDLGDGIAQLLKLETWQDYFSSRIATNNPDELRRTLGLQGGRPLIRGSLIDGNLPEALYAAHIRFLNAYANHRSNSNREIRYQTIVTLSMAALEAVIDIASTFAFFLGFLRLFLLVSKTGRIPLHWGIVRYLTAVGVARRPVGGMVGLSRNRSFLQDVLSRLRSPEKTGGLLLERAIYSRFSANDGSVIRGVVPDAGGFYRPTVQDVSTGIVTARPVYVRQPDGTVLRVHDNTKLNATEATLVDPETGLSIRSSGVVRSTIARMPDGEWRAVGFGLGGGGVKRSRSPSPQPGPSQAGSSSLSFLNPDALPRSLEDMVALVERSGEWNNVMMDMVPELMPNLPSWPRNRGLVIIDERPGGQAATMRFASGTAPIYQVASPPDLASDVVVRRRGGNHYELLQANRAEPIQVPRDGDCFFNVVAQGLNALEGGNDFSVRGLRVASARYLRQNRQLLSFLEAPQPLVQLESALEGMLGDGRPVIQNTAPMPVESLLRGILGWESLDFLRGVMSEVPWPEELFHPLRLYLGQSGLSLPPTATQYVLLKDIAAMIPSRPRSGLAPLHIPYTPGQIKSIQYFLYNILKVKGSSETLRTILKDPFFELNSDLMHMLFEYGVDIDDLRKFYPRNPEGYIFYDETVHGDISVSDFKTSNGGAEPVYLYNLQAVANRWREDTGVIVSDIPRLMRVYRYEEQVRRTVGLLRATFRKRLLLEFVETLLTSSVISSHLGGRLPVPVFARWVSHPSLNKRKLRAIAKYSMTRVTELFASGTIDIKWIHQFDQTNAAKVVNNLDMLVSFYQFLVPSSTETGMPAAVSLFSAAGAPPVNSRVKLLLDVPDLFDRLRNNFTPEQAQSVWRELISPNYSGGNINNTLAQEGSLNSEAEFTSALINSLMLDARRADGMATSILADHSISERLRNSLYQFDLSNNRAEYNWLSFVTYVRRHGQIPSWAWLYKKTDG from the coding sequence ATGCCTACGCTCCCCAAAGATGGATCAACCGTGTCGCCGCAACCACAACTTCCTCCCCTCAGCCCCCTCAATGGGCTGCCCGATGGCAATCCATTCAAGCCCCATGACTTTGCGGACCCGTGGTTACTTGCGTTGGGATTGCAGGGTGATGCGCAGGTTCGAGTGTTTTATCAAGAGATCAAAGCGGCCGGCAGAGCTGTTGAAGACAGTGCCGCGTGGGTTCCCTTGCGCGCCGCTGTCACACAAGGCTTTCTTGAGGCCTATCAAAGCAAGCCGATTCCCAGCCCCACCACCTTTGCCCGATGCGAGAGTTGGGTGATTTATCCCTACAGAAACCGCATGAGCCTGGACTTTTCTCTGCTTCGAGTGGATGGGCTAAGGCTTTCGCACAGCGTGCTGACGAAACTGCAAACAGGCGTTCCCCCGCAATACAGCGGGCAAAATCAGGTCGTCGATACTGAGGTGGGGAGCCGAGAGAGTCCGGGCAGTCTCCGTGAAGAAGTTCAACGCAAACAATTGAAGCGTCTCTATGCCCATAGGGCTGATCTGGCGCGTCTTTTCGCCGGCCTGCCCACGTTCGACTCGGTGCTCAGCCATGTGGTGGTGGGGTTGATGCTGGAGACAATTGATCCCGGCAAGTTCCGAGGGCCAGTGCTGCAGGACGTCGATCCCGGTCATTGGTATGTAAATCGTTTCTCCACGGACTCACGGGGACACCGCTCGCTTGTGTCGTCCAGCACCTTCAGCGAAGTGCTCTGGGAGAGTTTGTTAAATCACGAGCCTCCCGACTTTGCCGTGGAGAACGTCGGCTTTTTTACCAGGCCCGATACGGTGCAAGAAATCGATAGCGTGTTCGTCGACCCGATAGATGAAAGCATCGTGCAAGCCATGGCGTCAGCATTTGATATCGCCAATCCTACGACCCACGACCGTGTCGCGCGCCAGTTCCTCGATGATTTCGTCGGCTTTCGTTTTAAAGAAATTCAAGGAGCGCTTGATCGTCCAGACGTTTTTACAACAGAAGAAGAACTCGCCCTCAGGCTTTCCCAGCGATTCTCATATCTGTTCGATTTATACAAAGCTGACCGCGACCCCTCTGTCCGACTCAGTGATGCTGCTCGGATTTTGCAGCATGCCGAAGATCGTCTGCTTGAAATCATCATCACCCACCCCTCCAAAGCGGGTCGGGAACGGTTGATGAACAAGCAGGGCGTGCCGCGGGTGTACAAGGTCATGCTGGATATCAAGGACCAGGCAGCCCAAAAGTGGCCTGCTGCAATGGTGATTAAGCGGACCGATACAGAGGCTATGTTTCTTTATTCCCTGGAGGGTGGAATACAGAAATTCGACGATTTTCAAGAACTGGTGGACACGGTCAATCCTTTCCACGAAGGGCAAGAGCGGAAAATAGCTCATATCGACTTCGAGCTCATCGCGCCGGTTTTCGAAGATGCGGCAAAAGAGTTACTACAGCTTCAATACACCGCGTTGGAATCGGTTCTGAAGGCTCCGGAAAAAGCGCGTTTTGACTTGAAAGTGTTCGCTGCAGCTACCGAAGCCGCGCTGCAATTGCCGATGCTGGAACTCGATGGTCCCTTGCTGGCCCGCATCAACACCTTGTTCAGGAATAGTCGACCCGAGGCCTATACCGTCGCCTCGGTTGCGCAGAAGAGAACCTATCGGCATCTGGAACGCGAAGCGTCGAAGGCTGATGAGAAAGCTGCCGGCAAGCGCGTCCAGTCGCTCATGGAGTTCGCCCGCGAAAAAATAAACGCTTACCTTCGAACGCTCTTGCATGTGGACATCGATCCCGACCCAGATCGAACTTTCATTACGCTGTTCCAAGGGGCAGCCTGCAATGTGAAGGATTCCCGTGTCGCCAGTTTGACGCAACTGATGCTGGACAACATTCGCCCCAGCGTCTACCCGAATGCGATGAGGGAAATATTTCCTGTTCAACTTGCCGATGAAGAAGGGCGACCTCTCTTTCACCCCGTAACCGGTCGTCTCATCGTCTTGAGCGGACCTGAGCTTGCCCAAATGGCCACGAGCCTGGATATCGGCGAAAACTATGACGCGTACCTCAAGGGGAAATTGAGGGCACCTGACTATCAGGAAGCCTGGTGGTCTGCATACAAAGCCAACATGAGTTTCAAGGGGTATGAAGCCACGCTCAACGGTGACCAAGTATTCACGTCCATGGTTATCGTTCAGGGTTCCAAGTCCGCAAAACTCGAAAAGGTAATCCCGCTTTGGTTGAACGCCGTCCTGTCATCATCGACTGCACAGGAGCGTAAGCAGGTCCAAGGACGAAAAGTCCATGTCCACGGTCTGTTACTCGGTGGTACCACTGCCATGGGAAATCATCCTGGCAGGATGAGCAATTCAACCAGCATTGACGGAGTGTTGATCTTTTCAGACCAGGAGGGGGCGGATATCCATGGACCTGTTGGCGTTTATTTTCCGGACAGCCCTGGAGAGCATGATTTTTACGAATTCCCCGACCTTGGCGACGGCATCGCACAACTCCTGAAACTTGAAACTTGGCAGGACTATTTTTCTTCTCGCATCGCAACGAACAACCCTGATGAGCTGAGGCGAACGTTGGGGCTGCAAGGTGGCCGACCCTTGATCCGCGGTTCGTTAATCGACGGAAATCTTCCCGAAGCGCTTTATGCCGCTCATATCAGATTCTTGAATGCCTATGCGAACCATCGCTCCAACAGCAACCGGGAAATACGCTATCAAACCATCGTCACGCTTTCGATGGCGGCGTTGGAAGCAGTCATCGACATCGCGTCGACCTTTGCTTTTTTCCTCGGCTTTTTAAGATTGTTCCTGTTGGTGAGCAAGACCGGTCGTATTCCTCTGCATTGGGGTATTGTCAGATACCTGACGGCGGTCGGTGTTGCACGGCGCCCTGTCGGCGGCATGGTGGGGCTGTCACGAAATCGATCATTTCTCCAGGACGTGCTTTCCCGCCTGAGGTCGCCTGAAAAAACAGGCGGGCTGCTTTTGGAGCGAGCCATATATAGCCGTTTCTCCGCGAATGACGGATCGGTAATACGAGGAGTCGTGCCGGATGCCGGAGGGTTTTACCGCCCCACCGTACAAGATGTAAGCACGGGCATCGTGACTGCTCGCCCCGTGTATGTGCGACAGCCGGACGGGACGGTGCTACGGGTCCACGACAATACGAAGTTGAATGCAACCGAGGCCACTCTCGTCGACCCCGAAACCGGCTTGAGCATACGTTCCAGTGGCGTAGTGCGAAGCACCATTGCGCGGATGCCTGATGGCGAATGGCGCGCCGTAGGATTTGGCTTGGGGGGCGGCGGCGTGAAACGCTCCAGGAGCCCATCTCCCCAACCGGGCCCCTCACAAGCCGGGTCTTCCTCACTGTCGTTTTTGAACCCGGATGCGCTTCCTCGATCCCTTGAGGATATGGTTGCTTTGGTAGAGCGATCTGGCGAATGGAATAACGTGATGATGGATATGGTTCCGGAGCTCATGCCCAATCTGCCAAGTTGGCCTCGGAACCGGGGCTTGGTAATTATTGATGAACGGCCGGGCGGGCAGGCCGCTACGATGCGGTTCGCATCGGGAACGGCTCCGATTTACCAGGTAGCCAGCCCTCCGGACTTGGCTTCGGATGTGGTCGTGAGGCGCAGGGGCGGCAACCATTACGAACTGCTCCAGGCCAACCGCGCGGAACCCATCCAAGTGCCCAGGGATGGCGATTGTTTTTTCAATGTCGTTGCCCAAGGGTTGAATGCGCTTGAGGGCGGAAATGATTTCTCGGTGCGGGGGCTGCGTGTCGCATCAGCCAGGTATCTTCGCCAGAACAGGCAGTTATTGAGCTTCCTGGAAGCTCCGCAGCCATTGGTTCAACTGGAATCAGCGCTTGAGGGAATGCTGGGCGACGGGAGGCCAGTTATTCAGAACACAGCCCCGATGCCTGTTGAGTCTTTACTCAGGGGGATACTGGGCTGGGAGTCGCTGGACTTCCTGAGAGGTGTCATGTCCGAGGTGCCTTGGCCGGAGGAGCTGTTTCACCCGCTTCGATTGTATTTGGGGCAGTCAGGGCTTTCGTTACCTCCTACCGCCACGCAGTACGTTCTATTGAAGGACATTGCGGCAATGATTCCCAGTCGGCCTCGCTCTGGGTTGGCACCGTTGCATATCCCTTATACCCCTGGGCAAATAAAATCCATTCAGTATTTTCTTTATAATATTTTAAAGGTCAAGGGAAGTTCTGAGACGTTAAGAACGATACTGAAAGATCCGTTTTTCGAATTGAATTCGGATTTGATGCATATGCTGTTTGAGTACGGCGTTGATATTGACGATTTGCGCAAGTTCTATCCTCGGAACCCGGAGGGCTATATATTTTATGATGAGACTGTCCACGGAGATATCAGCGTCTCTGATTTCAAGACAAGTAATGGCGGTGCGGAGCCCGTGTATTTATATAATCTGCAGGCAGTTGCAAACCGGTGGAGAGAAGATACAGGCGTGATTGTTTCTGATATTCCTCGATTGATGAGAGTTTACCGGTATGAAGAGCAGGTCAGGCGGACGGTTGGCTTGCTTCGGGCCACGTTTCGCAAACGATTGTTATTGGAGTTCGTCGAAACCCTTCTAACGTCCTCGGTTATTTCAAGTCATTTGGGAGGCCGTTTGCCTGTACCCGTGTTTGCCCGATGGGTGAGTCATCCTTCGCTCAACAAGCGCAAACTCCGTGCTATTGCCAAATATTCCATGACGCGCGTAACTGAGCTGTTCGCGTCTGGAACCATTGATATCAAATGGATCCATCAATTTGACCAAACGAACGCGGCGAAGGTCGTTAATAACCTGGACATGCTCGTGAGTTTCTACCAGTTTCTGGTACCGTCTTCAACCGAGACGGGAATGCCAGCGGCCGTCAGTTTATTCAGTGCTGCCGGCGCGCCTCCGGTGAACTCCAGGGTTAAATTGCTGCTCGACGTTCCGGACCTGTTCGATCGCCTCAGGAATAACTTTACCCCTGAGCAAGCGCAGAGTGTCTGGCGGGAGCTGATCAGCCCGAACTATAGCGGTGGCAATATCAACAATACTCTTGCTCAAGAGGGTTCGTTGAATTCCGAGGCGGAATTTACATCCGCATTGATTAACAGTCTTATGCTCGACGCTCGCCGTGCGGATGGTATGGCTACAAGCATTCTTGCCGATCATTCAATATCCGAACGGTTGAGGAATTCGTTGTACCAATTCGACTTGTCAAACAATCGTGCGGAGTATAACTGGTTGAGTTTCGTCACGTATGTAAGGCGTCACGGACAAATACCGTCTTGGGCTTGGCTGTATAAAAAGACCGACGGCTGA
- a CDS encoding FMN-binding negative transcriptional regulator: MYNPKGFAVEDLPQLHQMMGDCRLAILITQGEQGLQASHLPLLLDPRQGPNGSLYGHMARANPQWRDLEAGANALVIFPGADAYVSPSFYPSKIEHGKVVPTWNYLAVHAYGTAEVFSDADRLRNLVGALTDRHEIGRAQPWKIDDAPAEYIDSMLKAIVGFALPIQRLEGKRKLSQNRSPVDVAGVRNGLAASPDPQDRALAHLIPEQLSKE, translated from the coding sequence ATGTACAACCCCAAGGGCTTTGCTGTCGAAGATCTACCTCAACTGCACCAGATGATGGGTGATTGCCGTCTGGCGATATTGATTACTCAGGGCGAGCAGGGCTTGCAGGCCAGTCATCTACCGCTACTGTTGGACCCACGACAAGGCCCGAATGGGAGCCTTTATGGGCACATGGCTCGGGCCAATCCGCAATGGCGCGACCTGGAAGCGGGCGCCAACGCCCTGGTGATTTTCCCCGGCGCCGATGCCTACGTCAGCCCGAGTTTCTACCCCAGCAAAATCGAACACGGCAAGGTGGTGCCGACCTGGAACTACCTGGCCGTGCACGCCTACGGCACCGCCGAGGTGTTCAGCGACGCTGATCGCCTGCGCAACCTGGTGGGCGCGCTCACCGACCGCCACGAGATCGGCCGCGCCCAGCCCTGGAAAATCGACGATGCTCCGGCCGAATACATCGACAGCATGCTCAAGGCAATCGTCGGTTTTGCCCTGCCGATCCAGCGTCTGGAGGGCAAACGCAAGCTCAGTCAGAACCGCAGCCCGGTAGATGTCGCCGGGGTACGCAACGGGCTCGCTGCCAGCCCTGATCCGCAGGACCGGGCCCTCGCCCACCTGATACCTGAGCAATTGTCCAAGGAGTGA
- a CDS encoding GNAT family N-acetyltransferase, translated as MSQLDIRRVSADDHAAWLPLWQAYLRFYNTQLPDRVTQSTWQRLLDDSEPTHAALAWQGDTAVGLVHFIYHRSNWSIENSCYLQDLLVAEQTRGTGVGRQLIEFVYSTAKADGCCKVHWLTHETNATAIQLYERIAERPGYIQFRKAL; from the coding sequence ATGAGCCAACTCGACATCCGCCGCGTCAGCGCCGACGATCACGCCGCCTGGCTGCCGTTGTGGCAAGCCTACCTGCGCTTCTACAACACACAATTGCCGGACAGGGTGACCCAAAGCACCTGGCAACGCTTGCTCGATGACAGCGAACCGACCCATGCTGCCCTGGCCTGGCAGGGCGACACGGCGGTGGGCCTGGTGCACTTCATCTACCATCGTTCGAACTGGAGCATCGAGAATTCCTGCTACCTGCAAGACCTGCTGGTAGCGGAACAAACCCGTGGCACCGGTGTGGGTCGCCAGCTCATCGAGTTCGTCTACAGCACCGCCAAGGCCGATGGCTGCTGCAAGGTGCACTGGTTGACCCACGAAACCAACGCCACGGCGATCCAGCTGTACGAGCGCATCGCCGAACGCCCTGGCTACATTCAATTTCGCAAAGCCCTTTAA
- a CDS encoding GNAT family N-acetyltransferase: MSSLADWKGVPAPSAQLLEGRFIRLEKLDPARHADGLWQALEGPGADPKLWDYLPYGPFQDRGAFDAWLNNHAANVDPYFFSVIDRASGEVQGILSLMSIVPAQGRIEIGHVTFGAPMQRSPKSTEAVYLLAKESFALGYRRLEWKCNNANARSRYAAERLGFTFEGVFRQHMVVKGQNRDTAWYSMLDSEWPAIGAGFERWLSEENQREDGQVRSLVECRS; the protein is encoded by the coding sequence ATGTCTTCACTCGCTGATTGGAAAGGTGTCCCGGCGCCGTCCGCGCAGTTGCTCGAAGGGCGTTTCATCCGCCTGGAAAAACTCGATCCGGCGCGCCATGCCGATGGCCTGTGGCAAGCCCTGGAAGGCCCCGGAGCCGACCCGAAACTCTGGGATTATTTACCCTATGGCCCGTTCCAGGATCGCGGCGCGTTCGATGCCTGGCTGAACAACCATGCGGCCAACGTCGACCCGTATTTCTTCAGTGTGATTGACCGTGCCAGCGGCGAGGTGCAGGGCATTCTCAGCCTGATGTCCATCGTGCCCGCCCAAGGGCGCATCGAGATCGGCCATGTGACCTTCGGCGCGCCGATGCAGCGCTCGCCGAAAAGCACCGAGGCGGTTTATCTGCTGGCCAAGGAATCTTTCGCCCTGGGTTATCGTCGCCTGGAATGGAAGTGCAACAACGCCAACGCCCGTTCCAGATACGCCGCCGAGCGGCTGGGGTTCACGTTCGAGGGCGTGTTCCGCCAGCACATGGTGGTCAAGGGGCAGAACCGCGACACGGCCTGGTATTCGATGCTGGATTCAGAATGGCCAGCCATCGGCGCGGGATTCGAGCGCTGGCTGAGCGAAGAGAACCAGCGCGAGGATGGGCAAGTGCGCAGCTTGGTGGAATGCCGCTCGTAG
- a CDS encoding homocysteine S-methyltransferase family protein, whose amino-acid sequence MGAATVILDGGMGRELQRRGAPFRQPEWSALALSEAPQAVEAVHAAYIASGANVITSNSYAVVPFHIGEARFAAEGQALAALAGELAKRAVEASGKAVRVAGSLPPLFGSYRPDLFDASRAAELLAPLVAGLAPHVDLWLAETQSSTVEARAIHAGLPKDGKPFWLSFTLKDEDTDEVPRLRSGEPVADAAAVAAELGVEVLLFNCSQPEVIGTAIDAARETFERLGVNIHIGAYANAFPPQPKEATANDGLDPLREDLDPPGYLQWAADWRKRGASHLGGCCGIGPEHIAVLAQQLV is encoded by the coding sequence ATGGGCGCAGCAACAGTCATTCTCGATGGCGGCATGGGCCGTGAACTGCAACGCCGTGGCGCGCCGTTCCGACAGCCCGAGTGGTCGGCGCTGGCCTTGAGCGAAGCGCCCCAGGCCGTGGAGGCCGTGCATGCGGCTTATATCGCCAGCGGCGCCAATGTCATTACCAGCAACAGCTATGCCGTGGTGCCGTTCCATATCGGTGAGGCGCGTTTCGCCGCCGAAGGCCAGGCCTTGGCGGCGCTGGCCGGCGAGTTGGCGAAGCGGGCAGTTGAGGCTTCAGGCAAAGCGGTGCGGGTAGCGGGGTCGCTGCCGCCGTTGTTCGGTTCCTATCGGCCGGATCTGTTCGACGCCTCCCGCGCCGCCGAATTACTTGCGCCATTGGTCGCCGGCCTGGCGCCCCACGTCGACTTGTGGCTGGCCGAGACCCAGAGCTCCACTGTCGAAGCACGGGCGATTCACGCCGGGTTGCCGAAGGACGGCAAGCCGTTCTGGCTGTCGTTTACCCTGAAAGACGAAGACACCGATGAAGTACCGCGCCTGCGTTCTGGCGAGCCGGTGGCAGACGCGGCGGCGGTCGCGGCGGAGCTGGGCGTCGAGGTGCTGCTGTTCAACTGCAGCCAGCCGGAAGTGATCGGTACGGCGATCGACGCGGCGCGAGAAACCTTCGAGCGATTGGGCGTGAACATCCACATTGGTGCATACGCCAATGCCTTCCCCCCGCAGCCCAAGGAAGCGACGGCCAATGATGGGCTGGACCCATTGCGCGAAGACCTCGACCCGCCGGGCTATCTGCAGTGGGCAGCTGACTGGCGCAAGCGCGGAGCCAGCCATCTGGGTGGTTGCTGTGGTATCGGCCCAGAGCATATTGCGGTGTTGGCGCAGCAGTTGGTCTGA
- a CDS encoding ABC transporter substrate-binding protein, which translates to MKLQPLLALGLTLLAASSQAFAGATLDRIEQKKELVGVLMESYPPFSFLNDQNQLDGFDVDVAKAVAQKLGVKLRLETPSWDVIAAGHWSGRYDICICSMTPSKARAEVFDFPVQYYASPAVIVVNAKDDRIHGAKDLSGKKVGLTSASSYESYLNKNLVIEGAEDTQLSYPFEDVQIAPYDTDNVAFQDLGLGAGVRLDAVLTNLVTAQPRLTEDKRFKLAGPPLYSEPNSVAIEKGDAQWDSKVREVFAQLKQDGTLSRLSQKWIGADITQ; encoded by the coding sequence ATGAAATTACAACCGTTGCTGGCCCTGGGCCTGACGCTGCTGGCCGCCTCTTCGCAAGCGTTCGCCGGAGCCACACTGGATCGCATCGAACAGAAAAAAGAGCTGGTGGGCGTGCTGATGGAAAGCTATCCGCCCTTCTCGTTCCTCAACGATCAGAACCAGCTCGACGGTTTCGACGTGGACGTCGCCAAGGCCGTGGCACAGAAACTGGGTGTGAAACTGCGTCTGGAAACGCCGTCCTGGGACGTGATCGCGGCCGGCCACTGGAGCGGGCGCTACGACATCTGCATCTGTTCCATGACGCCGAGCAAGGCCCGCGCCGAAGTGTTTGATTTCCCGGTGCAGTACTACGCGTCGCCCGCGGTCATCGTGGTCAATGCCAAGGACGACCGTATCCACGGCGCCAAGGACTTGAGCGGCAAGAAAGTCGGCTTGACCAGCGCCTCCAGCTACGAGAGCTACCTGAACAAGAACCTGGTGATCGAAGGCGCCGAGGATACCCAACTGAGCTACCCGTTCGAAGACGTGCAGATCGCCCCGTACGACACCGACAACGTGGCGTTCCAAGACCTGGGCCTTGGCGCCGGGGTACGCCTGGACGCGGTGCTGACCAACCTGGTGACCGCCCAGCCGCGCCTGACCGAGGACAAGCGCTTCAAGCTGGCCGGCCCGCCGCTCTACTCCGAACCGAACTCGGTGGCCATCGAGAAAGGTGATGCGCAGTGGGACAGCAAGGTGCGTGAAGTCTTTGCCCAGTTGAAACAGGACGGCACCTTGAGCAGACTCTCGCAGAAATGGATCGGCGCCGACATTACCCAATGA
- a CDS encoding amino acid ABC transporter permease, with translation MTSFPPPQPPPSVAESRLQKIFGFRTRLYLTWAAMLVLFASFFLSFDLKFSIILDKLPNLLGVHLAPNGFLQGAMLTLFLCLCSIVASSLLGFITALARLSSSAVAFGIASFYASFFRGTPLLIQILLIYLGLPQLGVVPGAIAAGIIALSLNYGAYLSEIFRAGILGVPHGQREASLALGLSETVIFWRVTLPQAMRTIIPPTTNQFISMLKDSSLISVMGVWEVMFLAQSYGRSSYRYIEMLTTAAIIYWLMSIALELIQARMERHYGKAYLKRS, from the coding sequence ATGACTTCTTTTCCACCCCCCCAGCCACCGCCTTCGGTGGCTGAATCACGCCTGCAAAAAATCTTCGGTTTTCGTACCCGACTGTACCTGACCTGGGCGGCGATGCTGGTGCTGTTCGCCAGTTTCTTCCTGAGCTTCGACCTGAAGTTCTCGATCATCCTCGACAAATTGCCGAACCTGCTGGGCGTACACCTGGCGCCCAATGGCTTTTTGCAGGGTGCGATGCTGACGTTGTTCCTGTGCCTGTGTTCGATCGTCGCTTCGTCCTTGCTGGGCTTCATCACAGCCCTGGCGCGGCTTTCCAGCAGTGCGGTGGCGTTCGGCATCGCCAGTTTCTACGCGTCGTTCTTTCGCGGCACGCCGCTGTTGATCCAGATCCTGCTGATCTACTTGGGCCTGCCGCAACTGGGCGTAGTCCCCGGCGCCATCGCCGCCGGAATCATCGCCCTATCGCTGAATTATGGCGCCTACCTGAGCGAGATCTTCCGCGCCGGCATCCTCGGCGTCCCCCATGGCCAACGCGAAGCGTCCCTTGCCCTGGGCCTGAGCGAAACCGTGATCTTCTGGCGCGTCACCCTGCCCCAGGCCATGCGCACCATCATCCCGCCGACCACCAACCAATTCATTTCCATGCTCAAGGATTCCTCGCTGATCTCGGTGATGGGGGTCTGGGAAGTGATGTTCTTGGCGCAGTCTTATGGTCGTTCCAGCTATCGGTATATCGAGATGCTGACGACAGCGGCGATTATTTATTGGCTGATGTCCATTGCACTGGAGCTGATTCAGGCGCGGATGGAGCGGCATTATGGGAAGGCTTATCTCAAGCGCAGCTGA